The sequence below is a genomic window from Desulfobacterales bacterium.
TTTTCCAATAATGAACTCAATTTCGGGAATCATCTCTGACAATACGCCACCATTATCACCGATCGCGTCTTTAATCGCATTTTTCCATATCAACAGCCTTTCTGGACTTTCCGCACATATTTGTCTTATCAGACTATCAAAAGCCTGCAGCAACGCGGTGTATGGTACCCCCAGTGTTAAAGGATCGAATTTACCGGCAATAAAATAACCTTTTTTTTCAGCAATTTGCTTATACACCTCGTTAACAAGGGCTGATTTCCCACTGCCTGATTCCCCGGCAATCATCAGGATTTTTTTATTTCCTTTGGATGCTGAGGTAAAGCTGTCAAGTAAAGCGGCTATTTGGCGCTTTCTTCCGTATAAGTTTTCCGGAATTCTCAACTTAGTGTAGATATCGTGTTTTCCGATTTCAAAGGCTTGTATTTTTCCTTGATCAACCAATGCCTTGAAACATCTTATTAAATCATTTTTAAGACAGAACGCATTTTGATATCTGTTTTCTGCCATCTTGCTCATTAATTTCATAATGATCGCCGAAATGACAGATGGTATTTTTCGTTTAATGACATCAGGGGGTTGAGGGGTCACTGCAATATGACGATGGATAATTTCCATCGGGTCAGTTGAAAAAAATGGGAGGCACCCAGTCAGCATTTCATAAAAGGTTATGCCTAGTGAATAAAAATCCGTTCGATAGTCAAGGCTGCGGTTCATCCGGCCGGTTTGTTCCGGAGAAATATAAGACAATGTGCCTTCCAGCTTATTGACAGGTTGCATATCCAGACGCTCGATTGAAAATTCACTGGCAATAGCAAAATCAATCATTTGAACCCTGCCAGTTTCAGAATTCCATATAAGGTTGGAGGGATTGATATGCTTATGAATCAAATCCTTATGGTGAATGATGCTTATAGCCTCAGTTATTTGAATTGCAAGTTGTAAAAAATTGGATAATCCAAAACCATTTGCTGGAATTTGTCCTTTTAGATCTTTGGCGCCAATATCTTCCATAATCAGTGCAATTGTATTTTGTCGTTCAATCAGATCGATATATTTTACAATTTCAGGAGCATCTATTCGCATACCCATATCATATTCATGTTTTAGCTTTTCCGTACTTATCAATGTTGCGAACCCTGGTTTCACCATTTTTAGGATAACAGGGAGATTGTCATTTTTTCTGATTCCTTTAAAAATGTCAAAATTTCGACCGGAATGTAAAGTGTCCAATATGTTATAGTCATCAAATATAATCATCACAATTCAACCTTATTTTAAAGAAAAAATATATGAACAGAATTCTTTTTTGCAACAGAACCATAATTACTACACTAAAGTATTTAAGAAAAGTATTTTGGATTTATTGTCATAAAGACGTTTATTTAATTTTTTCAATTTATTTTTCTTAAAAACTATAGTTGCAACGTCTGATAATGTATATTATGTAAACTTTTTTGTATAGAGCCATAAAAAGCCTATATAAAGTATATCAATTTTTCGATCTACTCTGGGACGGTATTTCAAAGCATTAATAATATGTTGTAAAGGGCTTTTGAGCATTTTCAAAATCAAACTCTTTGTTTTCATAAGTTTCTCCTTATAAATTTATAATTAAAAAAAATCACTCAATTATGGTTTTTATTTCACTTAGAGCCATATCATAATCATAATTATCTATATATTCCTTCAAAGAAAGGGTTTTTTGGGCACCCATGATCGTCATAAATTCTGCATAATGCTTCTTCACCTTTGGTGGGTCATAATGCTTCAAAGACTGAATCAGAGCTATAGAAATTTCTTTAATTTTTTTCATATCAATTTCATGATCTACTTCAACCTTTGTATCCGGTTCTGACAATGTTTTCAATGCAGAAAGGACGGTAGTAAGTTCTTTTTCCAGAGCATTAATCATATTTTTATCAGGTTTTTTCTTCGATGAATCTTTACATGCAAACTCAACTACCTTCGAAGCTTCCTGCAGCATCATAGCACCAATATTTGCCGAACTGCCTTTTAAACTATGGCAAAATTCCATTAGTTCTTTCCAGTCCTGTTTTTGAAAAGCCTGTTGTATTTTTAATATTGCCGATTGATTGTTTCTATAAAATCCCATAAGAATTTTTTTAAAAGTATCTTCATCAAGTCCAAGGGCATCCATAGCTCCATTCACATCAATTATAGATATATAATCTTTGATTTCTTTTTTTAAATTTTTAGTTTCACTACTTGTATAAATAGATATTTCTTTTTCAGAAATAAACTTAACTGGAGGCTTGTCTTTTAAAAACTTGCCTAAAGTTTCAAACAATTTTTGCTGATTGATTGGTTTAGTTACATATCCGTTCATCCCTGCATCTATACATTTTTCCTTATCGCCCTTCATGGCATGGGCTGTCATGGCTATGATCGGCAGATTCTCAAACCTGATGTCTTTTCGAATTAACCTGGCAGCCTCGTATCCGTTCATCTCAGGCATCTGGACATCCATTAATATAGCATCATAATCGTTTTTGTATAGAGCGTCTACAGCTTCCTTTCCATTGTTTACAACTTTTACTATAATATCCGCTTTAGAAAGAACAGCTGTAGCTATTTCTTGATTAGTCAAATTGTCTTCAGCCAGAAGTATCGACCGGTTTGACAGAATATTTCGATCAATTTCAACTGTTTTTCGAGTTTTGGGCTTATCAATCAAGTGGTCGTCAAGACCAAATACATGCATGATACTGTTGTAAAGTGTTTGCATATTCGCGGGCTTAGCTATATATAAATTCACACCAGCTTGTATTGCTTCTGTTTCCACATCGGCTTTTCCAAAAGCGCTCATCATGATAATTGGAATTGTCGAATTCAGTTCCTTTCTAATGTAACGCGTAGTTTCAATGCCATCGATTCCAGGCATGAGCCAGTCAGTTATAACAAGATCAATGGGATGCATCGCTGATTGATTTTCCTTTAATTTTAATATACCCTCATTACCTGAAAATGCTATATACGTATTAAAACTAAGTGCATTTAAGTATTTGGCAATAATATAGCAAGTTTCTTCACAGTCATCTATGACCAGTACATTCAAATTTTTAAGCTTGTCCAAAATTTGATATCGAAGTACTTCATCCGGTCTAAAGGCCATATCAACGGTGAAATAAAATGTAGATCCCTTGCCCAGCTCACTTTCAGCCCAGATCTCACCGCCCATCATTTCCACCAATTTTTTAGAAATGGTCATACCAAGACCTGTACCACCATATTTTCGAGTCGTAGATTCATCAGCCTGAGTAAATGGCTCAAATAAATTTTTCAAATAGGACTTTTTCATGCCAATACCAGTGTCCTTAACATAAAACTGAAGTTTAACTCTGGATTCTACCTGAGATTCATTGGATGCTTTTTCAAAATCCTTGACACCTACAATAATATATCCTTTTTCTGTGAATTTGACGGCATTTCCCAAAAAATTTGTAAGCACTTGCTGTAACCTTGTTCTGTCTCCAATGAATGTTTGGGGCATACCAGGCTGAATATCGATAATCAATTCCACATTTTTATTCAATTCTACAATTTTAGCTCCAAACATGGTAGCAAGATTTTCAAATATCTCATTCAAGACAAAAGGCGCCATTTCAAAAACTAATTTACCAGCCTCTATTTTTGAAAAATCAAGAATATCATTAATAATTCCAAGCAAAGAGTTTCCAGAAGATTGAATAATATTAAGGTATCTTTCCATCTTAGGATCGGGATTTAATCCCATAGCCAAGTCAGCTGCTGCGATTACGCCATTCATAGGCGTTCTGATTTCATGACTCATATTGGCTAAAAATTCACTTTTGGCTTGAGCAGTGGCAATGCTCTCTTCTTTAGCTTTTTTAAGATGTTCATTGGCTTTCTGTAGATCATCGGTTCTCTCTTGCACACGTTTTTCTATTTCACGATACGCCTTTATCATAGCCTCTTCAGCGGATTTCTGATCTGAAATATCTTCTAAAAGACCTTCAATTCTATTAATTTTTCCGTTGTCATTTAATTTTCCACGGACATTTAATGAGCCCCAAATCAAAGTACGATTTTTTCGATAAAACCGTGTTTCATATTGTGAAATACTCTCTTTTTTTTCAAGTCGTAAAAGTAAATCATCGAACTGATTAGAGTCTGCAAATACTTGAGCTTTGATATTATTCACAGTTCCTATTAATTCATCAACTGTATCATATCCAAGTATTTTAGCCATAGCTGGATTAACGTTTAAAAAACGACCTTCAGGGGTTATCTGAAAAATCCCTTCTACTGCATTGTTGAATATGTCACGATATTTTTTTTCAGATTCCAATAGAGCTAATGCCATATCTTTTAGTTGCAAATGAACATTGATTCGGGATAATAGTTCTTCTCTGACAAATGGTTTAGACAGGTAATCATTGGCGCCTGCCCTAAAGCCAGCTACTAAATCTTCCACCAAATTTTTGGCAGTTAACATCAATATAGGTAATTCATTGGCTTTATAATTTTGACGAATCCGTTCGCATACTTCATAGCCCGACATTCCAGGCATCATGACATCTAAAAGGACAGCATCAAATCGTGGATTTTTTTCAATAGCGGAAAGTGCTTCAATCCCATTTGCTGCGGCAGTAACCCAGTAATTCTTTAATGAAAACTGATTTTTTAAAACCTGTATATTAACTGGTTCGTCATCAACTACTAATATATGATGACATACATTTTCATCTTTTGGGATATTATCTGTTTGTTTTCCTAATATCTCAGCTATTTGTGACGTTCTATTCAATTTATCTATTGCCTGTAAAGGTTCGGCTTTACGTTTTGAAATAGGAAGGGAAAAGTTAAACTTTGAACCGATCCCTATTTCAGATTCAACCCATATTTGTCCTCCCTGTAATTCCACAAGATTTTTAGTGATAGTCAGCCCTATTCCAGTTCCACCGTATTTGCGAGCTATAGAACCATCAGCCTGTTCAAATAACCCAAATATACTATCAAATTTTTCTTTTGGAATTCCAATCCCTGTATCAGCGATTGTAATAACCATATTTGAATCTTTAACCTGAGCAGAAATATCTATAGTTCCATGATCAGTAAATTTAATAGCATTCCCAATCAAATTTAGCAGAATCTGCTGCAATCGGCTTTCATCTGCTTTAACCGCTGGCATATTTTTTTCAAGTTTATTTATCAGTTGGATATTTTTCTTTTTAATCAATGATTTTGAAAGCATAAGAACTACATCAATAATTGATCTAATATCCAAAGGCTTTATATTCATTTGAATATCTTTCTGACGTAATTTAGAAAAATCGAGGATATCATTTACCAAATTCGTCAATCTGTAACCGCTTGAGACAATAAGTGAAAGATTATAACTCTGCTCATTGGTGAGAGGTCCTACTACTTCATCAAGCATTGATTCGGCAATTCCGATAATTCCATTTAAAGGTGTTCTTAATTCATGGGATGTATTAGCAAGAAATTCGTCTTTGAGTTTATCATTTTTTTTCAATTCCGCATTTTGTTTTTCAATGGTTTGATTAAGCATCTGCAAATCTTGAATTTGCTGCCTAATAGAATCCCTCATGTGAGCAATACTTTCAGCTAAACTCCCTAATTCATCCTTACGTCTCGTATCAATAGATTCATCTAAGCGGCCATTAGCAATATATCTGGTAGCAGTTACCAATTTATATACCGGTTTTGTAAAAGACCGAGCCATAAGAAATCCCAATAATAATGCAAACAAAAATGCAATACCGGAGCTGATGTAAATAACATAAAATGTGTCTCTTTTATTTTGCTCAAGACGATGGAATTTAACAGAGCTTGATAAAATACCTATAAATTTTCCAATATTATTTTTAATTAATGAATAAGTTACTGCGTAAAGATTACCATTAATTTTTTCGAGTTGATATATGGGGGCATAAAATATTTCATTGCGGTGTGAAACAGCCGAATTCCAGATACGCGTCAAGGATTGACCATTTTTATCTTGTAAAGTACTGATAATATCACCAGAATCATTCCATTGAATTGTAATGTCTGCTTTAACTTGGACTTTAATTTCTTGCATGAGTGAAACATTTAATGGATATGTAACAATAACCGCTGCTTTGGTTTCTAAGGTTCCCCGGTCGATAATTGGAGCAGTTGATATAATAGCTAAGCCAGAAGGGAGAGTAAAAAAATCTGAAATCATATTTAAATCTAAAGTTTGAGTGATGAGCTTACTTTCAGGCGATGTAAAAAAATTTTCCATTCTTTCTCGTTTTGTAAAACTTCGTGCAATAAGCTTTTTTTCAGGACTAAAAATTTCAACAATCGCTAATCTCCAAAAATCTTTATTCATATCAAGACTTTGTTGAATATTCCTATCTTTCAAACCATTTATGATATCGTTATTGTTAGCTATAAATTGACCAATTGTTTTCCCTTGGTTTAGATAGTCAGTTAAAATAACTTGTGATTCTTTGAGAGCATTAACACCATTTTCACGTAATTCTTTTTCAAATCGATTCGATGTTATTTTCATACTAACAAAAGTTGTAACAGTCATCGGTAGGATAATTACAAGAATAAAAGTCAATACTAATTTATTTCGGATAGAAATTTTCATTCTTTAATAGTAAACCCCTTGATTTTTATCTATGATTTTTTTATCATCAGCCAAATTGAATTGGTTATTTCATTCTAAGAATCATCAATAATTATTCAATCCAAGCTTTATAAAATTTGTGAGTTCCTCTTGGATCCACTATTATATCATGAATAT
It includes:
- a CDS encoding response regulator — encoded protein: MKISIRNKLVLTFILVIILPMTVTTFVSMKITSNRFEKELRENGVNALKESQVILTDYLNQGKTIGQFIANNNDIINGLKDRNIQQSLDMNKDFWRLAIVEIFSPEKKLIARSFTKRERMENFFTSPESKLITQTLDLNMISDFFTLPSGLAIISTAPIIDRGTLETKAAVIVTYPLNVSLMQEIKVQVKADITIQWNDSGDIISTLQDKNGQSLTRIWNSAVSHRNEIFYAPIYQLEKINGNLYAVTYSLIKNNIGKFIGILSSSVKFHRLEQNKRDTFYVIYISSGIAFLFALLLGFLMARSFTKPVYKLVTATRYIANGRLDESIDTRRKDELGSLAESIAHMRDSIRQQIQDLQMLNQTIEKQNAELKKNDKLKDEFLANTSHELRTPLNGIIGIAESMLDEVVGPLTNEQSYNLSLIVSSGYRLTNLVNDILDFSKLRQKDIQMNIKPLDIRSIIDVVLMLSKSLIKKKNIQLINKLEKNMPAVKADESRLQQILLNLIGNAIKFTDHGTIDISAQVKDSNMVITIADTGIGIPKEKFDSIFGLFEQADGSIARKYGGTGIGLTITKNLVELQGGQIWVESEIGIGSKFNFSLPISKRKAEPLQAIDKLNRTSQIAEILGKQTDNIPKDENVCHHILVVDDEPVNIQVLKNQFSLKNYWVTAAANGIEALSAIEKNPRFDAVLLDVMMPGMSGYEVCERIRQNYKANELPILMLTAKNLVEDLVAGFRAGANDYLSKPFVREELLSRINVHLQLKDMALALLESEKKYRDIFNNAVEGIFQITPEGRFLNVNPAMAKILGYDTVDELIGTVNNIKAQVFADSNQFDDLLLRLEKKESISQYETRFYRKNRTLIWGSLNVRGKLNDNGKINRIEGLLEDISDQKSAEEAMIKAYREIEKRVQERTDDLQKANEHLKKAKEESIATAQAKSEFLANMSHEIRTPMNGVIAAADLAMGLNPDPKMERYLNIIQSSGNSLLGIINDILDFSKIEAGKLVFEMAPFVLNEIFENLATMFGAKIVELNKNVELIIDIQPGMPQTFIGDRTRLQQVLTNFLGNAVKFTEKGYIIVGVKDFEKASNESQVESRVKLQFYVKDTGIGMKKSYLKNLFEPFTQADESTTRKYGGTGLGMTISKKLVEMMGGEIWAESELGKGSTFYFTVDMAFRPDEVLRYQILDKLKNLNVLVIDDCEETCYIIAKYLNALSFNTYIAFSGNEGILKLKENQSAMHPIDLVITDWLMPGIDGIETTRYIRKELNSTIPIIMMSAFGKADVETEAIQAGVNLYIAKPANMQTLYNSIMHVFGLDDHLIDKPKTRKTVEIDRNILSNRSILLAEDNLTNQEIATAVLSKADIIVKVVNNGKEAVDALYKNDYDAILMDVQMPEMNGYEAARLIRKDIRFENLPIIAMTAHAMKGDKEKCIDAGMNGYVTKPINQQKLFETLGKFLKDKPPVKFISEKEISIYTSSETKNLKKEIKDYISIIDVNGAMDALGLDEDTFKKILMGFYRNNQSAILKIQQAFQKQDWKELMEFCHSLKGSSANIGAMMLQEASKVVEFACKDSSKKKPDKNMINALEKELTTVLSALKTLSEPDTKVEVDHEIDMKKIKEISIALIQSLKHYDPPKVKKHYAEFMTIMGAQKTLSLKEYIDNYDYDMALSEIKTIIE